A genomic stretch from Megalobrama amblycephala isolate DHTTF-2021 linkage group LG22, ASM1881202v1, whole genome shotgun sequence includes:
- the LOC125258287 gene encoding myosin-7-like, translated as MGDAVMAEFGLAASFLRKSDRERLEAQTRPFDMKKECFVPDPAVEYVKASITSRDGDNVTANTEFGKMVTVKEADVHPQNPPKFDKIEDMAMFTFLHEPAVLFNLKERYAAWMIYTYSGLFCVTVNPYKWLPVYNQEVVNAYRGKKRSEAPPHIFSISDNAYQYMLSDRENQSVLITGESGAGKTVNTKRVIQYFASIAAATTGKKDPSQEKKGTLEDQIIQCNPALEAFGNAKTIRNDNSSRFGKFIRIHFGHSGKLSSADIETYLLEKSRVTFQLKAERDYHIFYQILSQRRPELLEMLLITNNPYDYAFISQGETQVASIDDGDELMATDEAFDVLGFTTEEKNSIYKLTGSVMHFGNMKFKQKQREEQAEADGTEDADKISYLMGLNSADLIKGLLHPRVKVGNEWVTKGQNVQQVYYSIGALGKSVYEKMFLWMVVRINQSLATKQPRQYFIGVLDIAGFEIFESNTFEQLCINFTNEKLQQFFNHHMFVLEQEEYKKEGIEWVFIDFGMDLQACIELIEKPMGIMSILEEECMFPKASDATFKAKLYDNHLGKNPNFQKPRIVKGKPEAHFALVHYAGTVDYNISNWLVKNKDPLNETVVGFFQKSTLKLLSILFANYATDDAADSGGKAAKGSKKKGSSFQTVSALHRENLNKLMTNLRSTHPHFVRCIIPNETKTPGAMENPLVMHQLRCNGVLEGIRICRKGFPNRILYGDFKQRYRILNPAAIPEAQFIDNKKGAEKLLGSLDIDHNQYKLGHTKVFFKAGLLGALEEMRDDRLALIITGFQSRSRGFLSRDEFQKIVERRDALLVIQWNVRAFMGVKNWPWMKLYFKIKPLLKSAESEKEMANMKEEFTKLKEAYAKSEARRKELEEKMVSLLQEKNDLQLLMQSEQDNLCDAEERCEGLIKNKIQLEAKTKELTERLEDEEEMNAELTAKKRKLEDECSELKKDIDDLELTLAKVEKEKHATENKVKNLIEEMAALDEIIAKLTKEKKALQEAHQQTLDDLQSEEDKVNTLTKAKAKLEQQVDDLEGSLEQEKKIRMDLERAKRKLEGDLKLTQENVMDLENDKQQTEERLKKKDFEISQLNSKIEDGQALESQLQKKLKELQARIEELEEELEAERAARAKVEKQRADLSRELEEISERLEEAGGATASQIEMNKKREAELQKLRRDLEEATLQHEATAATLRKKHADSVADLGEQIDNLQRVKQKLEKEKSELRLELDDVVSNMDQLVKAKTNLEKMCRTLEDQMSEYRTKAEEGQRTINDFTMQKAKLQTENGELARRCEEKDSLVSQLTRGKQSNTQQIEDLKRQLEEEIKAKNALAHAVQSARHDADLLREQYEEEQEAKAELQRSMSKANSEVAQWRTKYETDAIQRTEELEEAKKKLTQRLQDAEEAVEAVNAKCSSLEKTKHRLQNEIEDLMVDVERSNAAAAALDKKQRNFDKVLSEWKQKYEESQTELESAQKEARSLSTELFKLKNSYEESLDHLESMKRENKNLQEEISDLTEQLGESGKSIHELEKLRKQLEQEKQEIQTALEEAEGSLEHEEGKILRAQLEFNQIKAEIERKLTEKDEEMEQAKRNQQRVVDTLQSSLESETRSRNEALRLKKKMEGDLNEMEIQLSQANRQAAEAQKQLKGLHGHLKDAQLQLDDALRSNDDLKENFAIVERRNNLLQAELDELRSMVEQTERGRKLAEQELLDVSERVQLLHSQNTSLLNQKKKLEGDNTQLQTEVEEAVQECRNAEEKAKKAITDAAMMAEELKKEQDTSAHMERMKKNMEQTIKDLQHRLDEAEQIAMKGGKKQIQKLEARVRELESEVELEQRKASDSIKGIRKYERRIKELTYQTEEDRKNLARLQDLVDKLQLKVKSYKRTAEEAEEQSNSNLGKYRKLQHELDEAEERADIAESQVNKLRAKSRDTGSKKGANEE; from the exons ATGGGGGATGCTGTGATGGCAGAGTTCGGGCTAGCTGCTTCGTTCTTACGAAAATCAGACAGGGAGCGTCTGGAGGCACAAACTCGCCCCTTCGACATGAAGAAAGAGTGCTTTGTGCCCGACCCTGCGGTTGAGTACGTCAAAGCCTCCATCACCAGTAGAGATGgtgacaatgtcactgctaacACTGAATTTGGGAAG ATGGTAACTGTGAAGGAGGCTGATGTTCACCCCCAGAACCCACCAAAGTTCGATAAAATTGAGGACATGGCGATGTTCACCTTCCTGCACGAGCCCGCTGTGCTGTTTAACCTCAAAGAGCGTTACGCAGCCTGGATGATCTAC ACCTACTCTGGGCTCTTCTGTGTCACTGTGAATCCCTACAAGTGGCTGCCAGTGTACAACCAGGAAGTCGTCAATGCCTATAGAGGCAAGAAGAGGAGTGAAGCTCCTCCTCACATCTTCTCCATCTCTGACAATGCCTATCAGTACATGCTGTCAG ACAGAGAAAACCAGTCTGTCTTGATCAC TGGAGAATCCGGTGCTGGAAAGACTGTGAACACTAAAAGAGTGATCCAGTACTTTGCGAGTATTGCAGCAGCAACGACCGGCAAGAAGGACCCATCACAGGAGAAAAAG GGTACTCTGGAGGATCAAATCATCCAGTGTAATCCTGCTCTGGAAGCTTTTGGTAATGCCAAGACCATCAGAAATGACAACTCCTCCAGATTT GGTAAATTTATCCGTATCCATTTTGGTCACAGTGGAAAGTTatcttctgctgacattgagaCTT ATCTGCTGGAGAAGTCTCGAGTCACTTTTCAGCTTAAGGCTGAGAGAGACTACCACATCTTCTATCAGATTCTGTCCCAGAGAAGACCAGAACTGCTGG AGATGCTGCTCATCACAAACAACCCCTATGACTACGCCTTCATCTCCCAAGGAGAGACACAAGTGGCTTCTATTGATGATGGTGATGAGCTGATGGCCACTGAT GAAGCGTTTGATGTGTTGGGCTTCACCACTGAAGAGAAGAACAGCATCTACAAGCTGACTGGTTCTGTCATGCACTTCGGCAACATGAAGTTCAAACAGAAGCAAAGAGAGGAACAGGCCGAGGCTGATGGGACTGAGG ATGCTGACAAAATATCATATCTGATGGGCTTAAATTCAGCTGACTTGATCAAGGGTTTGCTCCACCCAAGAGTCAAAGTAGGAAATGAGTGGGTCACCAAGGGACAGAATGTCCAGCAG GTGTACTACTCTATTGGTGCTCTGGGAAAGTCAGTATATGAGAAGATGTTCCTCTGGATGGTTGTGAGAATCAACCAATCCCTGGCCACCAAACAGCCTCGCCAGTACTTCATTGGTGTGCTGGACATTGCTGGATTTGAGATCTTTGAA TCCAACACCTTTGAGCAGCTGTGCATCAACTTCACTAATGAGAAGTTGCAGCAGTTCTTCAACCACCACATGTTTGTGCTGGAGCAAGAGGAATACAAGAAGGAGGGCATTGAGTGGGTGTTTATTGACTTTGGCATGGACTTGCAGGCTTGTATTGAGCTTATTGAGAAG CCCATGGGTATCATGTCCATCCTTGAAGAGGAGTGCATGTTCCCCAAAGCTAGTGATGCAACATTTAAAGCTAAGCTTTATGACAACCATTTGGGGAAAAATCCAAACTTCCAGAAGCCCAGGATTGTCAAGGGTAAACCAGAGGCCCATTTTGCCCTCGTTCACTATGCTGGCACTGTTGACTACAATATTTCCAACTGGCTGGTGAAGAACAAGGACCCTCTCAATGAGACGGTTGTAGGGTTTTTCCAGAAGTCAACTCTTAAACTGTTGTCTATTCTGTTTGCTAATTACGCTACTGATGATG CTGCGGATTCTGGAGGTAAGGCTGCCAAAGGTAGCAAAAAGAAGGGTTCTTCCTTCCAGACGGTGTCAGCCCTCCATAGG GAAAACCTGAACAAGCTGATGACCAACTTGAGGTCAACTCACCCTCACTTTGTGCGCTGCATCATCCCCAATGAGACTAAGACTCCTGGGGCGATGGAGAATCCTCTGGTCATGCACCAGCTGCGCTGTAACGGTGTGCTGGAGGGCATTAGGATCTGCAGAAAGGGATTCCCCAACAGGATCCTGTATGGCGATTTCAAACAACG ataCCGCATCCTAAATCCTGCTGCTATCCCTGAGGCACAGTTCATTGATAACAAGAAGGGTGCAGAAAAACTTCTGGGCTCTCTGGACATCGATCACAACCAGTACAAGTTAGGACATACTAag GTCTTTTTTAAGGCTGGTCTTCTGGGTGCTCTTGAAGAGATGAGAGATGACCGTCTTGCACTTATTATAACTGGATTTCAGTCCAGGTCTCGTGGTTTTCTATCAAGAGATGAGTTCCAGAAGATTGTGGAAAGGAG GGATGCTTTGTTGGTGATCCAGTGGAATGTACGTGCCTTCATGGGTGTCAAGAATTGGCCCTGGATGAAGCTCTACTTCAAGATCAAGCCTCTGCTGAAAAGTGCAGAATCCGAGAAAGAAATGGCCAACATGAAGGAGGAATTCACCAAGTTGAAGGAGGCTTATGCCAAATCTGAAGCCCGCAGAAAGGAGCTTGAGGAAAAGATGGTTTCTCTTCTCCAAGAGAAGAATGACCTGCAGCTTTTAATGCAGTCT GAGCAAGATAATCTTTGTGATGCTGAGGAGAGGTGTGAGGGACTGATCAAGAATAAGATCCAGCTTGAGGCCAAAACCAAAGAGCTGACTGAAAGACTGGAGGATGAAGAGGAAATGAATGCTGAGCTGACTGCAAAGAAACGAAAGCTGGAGGATGAATGTTCTGAGCTCAAGAAGGACATTGATGATCTTGAGCTCACTCTGGCCAAAGTGGAGAAAGAGAAACATGCCACTGAGAACAAG GTTAAAAACCTGATAGAAGAGATGGCAGCTTTGGATGAAATCATCGCTAAACTGACCAAGGAGAAGAAAGCTCTTCAGGAGGCCCATCAGCAAACGCTGGATGACCTCCAGAGTGAGGAAGACAAAGTCAACACACTCACCAAAGCCAAAGCCAAGCTGGAGCAACAAGTGGATGAT CTTGAAGGTTCTCTGgaacaagaaaagaaaattcgcatggatcttgagagagctAAAAGAAAGCTTGAGGGTGACTTGAAGTTGACTCAAGAGAATGTGATGGATTTGGAAAATGATAAGCAGCAGACAGAGGAGCGGTTAAAgaa GAAAGACTTTGAAATAAGCCAGCTCAATAGCAAGATTGAAGACGGACAAGCTTTGGAGTCCCAACTCCAGAAAAAACTGAAAGAGTTGCAG GCCAGAATTGAAGAGCTTGAGGAAGAGCTGGAGGCTGAGAGAGCTGCTCGTGCTAAAGTTGAGAAACAGAGAGCTGATCTGTCCAGAGAACTGGAGGAGATCAGTGAGAGGTTGGAGGAGGCTGGTGGAGCCACTGCTTCTCAGATTGAGATGAACAAGAAACGTGAAGCTGAGCTCCAGAAACTGCGCAGAGACCTTGAAGAGGCCACTCTGCAACATGAGGCCACTGCAGCTACACTGAGGAAGAAACATGCAGACAGTGTGGCTGATCTGGGAGAGCAGATTGATAACCTCCAGAGAGTGAAGCAGAAGCTGGAGAAAGAGAAGAGTGAACTCAGACTGGAACTGGACGATGTGGTATCCAACATGGATCAACTTGTAAAGGCAAAG acaaacctggagaaaatgTGCAGAACTCTGGAAGACCAGATGAGTGAGTACAGAACCAAGGCTGAGGAAGGTCAGCGCACAATCAATGATTTCACCATGCAAAAAGCCAAGCTGCAAACTGAAAATG GTGAACTTGCCAGACGGTGTGAGGAGAAAGACTCCCTGGTGTCTCAATTAACCAGAGGCAAGCAGTCCAACACTCAGCAAATTGAAGACCTCAAGAGACAGCTAGAAGAAGAAATCAAG GCTAAGAATGCCCTGGCCCATGCAGTTCAATCTGCTCGTCATGATGCTGATCTGCTGAGGGAGCAATATGAGGAGGAGCAAGAAGCCAAGGCTGAGCTGCAGCGTAGTATGTCCAAGGCAAACTCTGAGGTGGCTCAGTGGAGAACCAAGTATGAAACTGATGCCATCCAGAGGACTGAGGAGCTGGAGGAAGCAAA GAAGAAACTGACTCAGCGTCTCCAAGATGCAGAAGAAGCTGTGGAAGCTGTTAATGCTAAATGCTCCTCTCTTGAGAAGACCAAGCACAGGCTGCAGAATGAGATTGAAGATCTTATGGTGGATGTGGAGAGATccaatgctgctgctgctgctctggACAAGAAGCAAAGAAACTTTGATAAA GTCCTGTCTGAGTGGAAGCAGAAGTATGAGGAGTCCCAAACTGAACTGGAAAGTGCCCAAAAAGAAGCCAGATCTCTGAGCACTGAACTCTTTAAATTGAAAAACTCATATGAGGAGTCATTGGACCACCTGGAGAGCATGAAAAGGGAGAACAAGAATCTCCAAG AGGAAATTTCTGACCTCACTGAGCAACTTGGTGAGAGTGGGAAGAGTATTCATGAGCTGGAGAAACTACGAAAACAACTGGAGCAGGAGAAACAAGAGATACAAACTGCTCTGGAGGAGGCTGAG GGTTCCCTTGAACATGAGGAAGGCAAGATACTTAGAGCTCAGCTGGAGTTCAATCAGATCAAAGCTGAAATTGAACGTAAGCTGACAGAGAAAGATGAAGAGATGGAGCAGGCCAAGAGGAACCAGCAGAGAGTGGTGGATACCCTGCAGAGCTCACTGGAATCAGAGACTCGCAGCAGGAATGAAGCTCTCAGACTGAAGAAGAAGATGGAGGGAGACCTCAATGAGATGGAGATTCAGCTCAGCCAGGctaacagacaggcagcagaAGCCCAGAAGCAACTCAAGGGTCTTCATGGACATCTCAAA GATGCCCAACTGCAACTAGATGATGCTCTTCGTAGTAATGATGATCTCAAAGAGAACTTTGCCATTGTGGAGAGACGCAACAACCTGTTGCAGGCTGAACTGGATGAGCTGAGATCCATGGTGGAACAGACTGAGAGAGGAAGGAAACTGGCTGAGCAGGAACTGCTGGATGTCAGTGAGAGAGTTCAGCTCCTGCATTCTCAG AACACCAGCCTGCTGAATCAGAAGAAGAAGCTGGAGGGAGATAATACTCAGCTTCAGACTGAGGTTGAGGAGGCAGTGCAGGAGTGCAGGAATGCTGAGGAAAAAGCCAAGAAGGCCATCACTGATGCTGCCATGATGGCTGAGGAGCTGAAGAAGGAACAGGACACCAGTGCTCATATGGAGCGCATGAAGAAGAACATGGAACAGACCATCAAGGACCTGCAGCACCGTCTGGATGAAGCTGAGCAGATTGCTATGAAGGGTGGCAAGAAGCAGATCCAGAAACTGGAAGCCAGG GTGAGAGAGCTGGAAAGTGAGGTGGAGTTAGAACAGAGAAAAGCCAGTGACTCTATCAAGGGGATTCGTAAATATGAGAGACGCATCAAGGAGCTCACCTACCAG ACTGAGGAAGACCGTAAGAATCTGGCTCGGCTGCAGGATCTGGTGGACAAACTCCAGCTGAAGGTCAAATCCTACAAGAGAACTGCTGAGGAGGCG GAAGAACAATCTAATTCCAATCTGGGCAAGTACCGTAAGCTTCAGCATGAGCTGGATGAAGCAGAGGAGAGGGCTGATATTGCTGAATCTCAGGTCAACAAGCTGAGAGCCAAGAGCCGTGATACAGGATCCAAG AAGGGGGCTAATGAGGAGTGA